Below is a window of Fervidobacterium pennivorans DSM 9078 DNA.
ACTCTTTTTCTTCAAGCAAAAGTGCGCAAAAATCAGATTTTGTAAAGATAAAGAGATGAAAAGAAACAAAGAAGGTAATAAATTAACAGAATTTACAGCTTAAGTAAAGCAAATGCAGTTTTTTTAAACCCTAAGCATTCGTGATATAATTATCATGACCCACACTATTCAAGGGGAGGGGATTGGGTATGAAGAAACTGGCGGTATTGCTCGTGGTCGCTCTATTCATCACTTCTCTTTACGCTGCGCTTGGTTTCAAGATAGGTGTTGTCACGGGAACGGTTTCACAAGGTGAGGATGAGTACAGGGGTGCGGAAAACGTTGTTAAAAAATACGGAAAAGAAATTATCCACGTAACGTACCCAGACAAATTCATGCAAGAGCAAGAAACAACGATCGCAAGAATCGTAGAACTTGCTTACGATCCTCAAGTTAAAGCGATAGTTATTTGTCAAGGTGTTCCTGGCACAACAGCGGCCATTAGAAGGGTTAAGGAAATGAGAAAGGACATTGTTTTTGTTGTCGGTGTTCCTCACGAAGACCCAGCGGTTATTTCTTCCGCAGCCGACGTCATACTTGAAGTTGACACACCTGGTCGTGGAAGGACAATCGTTGAACTCGCAAAGAAGCTGGGTGTTGAAACGATTATCCACTATTCATTCCCGAGACACATGAGCTATAAGCTACTTGCTGAGAGAAAAGACATCATGGAAAAGACAGCTAAGGAAATGGGTATCAACTTCGTGTTCGTTTCTGCTCCAGACCCACTTGGTGAACAAGGTTTGACCGGTGCACAGCAGTTTATACTTGAAGACGTTCCAAGACAACTTGCAAAATACGGTCCAAAGACCGGTTTCTTCTCAACAAACTGTGGTATGCAGGAACCACTCCAGAAAGCAATTCTCAAGCACGGCGGTTATTATCTCGAACCATGCTGTCCATCTCCAACACACGGATTCCCAGGAACACTTGGAATTAAAATACCAGATGATAAGAAAGGTGATATGACCTACATACTTAGAGTCGTAAACCAAAAAATCGTTGAAATGGGCGGTGCGGGTAGGTTCGCAACTTGGCCAGTTCCAATGAACATGCTCTTTGTAGAAGCTGGAGTAGAGATTGCTAAAGCTCTGGTACAGAAAAAAGTTAGTCCAACTAATCTCAACGGTATAAAACTTATAGTGACAGAAGAAGCGAAAAAGAAATATCCAAAAGCTGAGTTGCAGGTTAGAACTCTTGATCCTTACAAGAACTACTACATGTTTATCCACAAATCAGTCATATTTGGAGTTGACAAATTCTAATACGTTTAAAGCCTAACATTTGAAACCAAGGTGTCGGCGGCTGCCGACACCTTTCAATTAAACCTTAGGGTTTTTTGTTTCTTTCTCTCAGTGTAGGACGTCTTTTAGAGCCTTTAAATAGGGGGATGAGCTATGAAAACTGTTTTAGAAATGAGGAACATTTCAAAGTTTTATTACGGGAACCAGGTCTTGAAGAACGTTTCTATCTCAGTGGGAGAAGGTGAGATACTTGGACTGGTAGGTGAAAACGGAGCGGGTAAGTCGACTCTCATGAACATTCTTTTTGGAATGCCGGTTATACATTCCACAGGAGGATTCGAAGGAGAAATTATCTTCGAAGGGCAAAAGGTTGATATAGATTCTCCATCGAAAGCTATGGAGCTTGGAATAGGAATGGTCCACCAGGAATTTATGCTACTTCCTGGATTTACGGTGACGGAGAATATAAAGCTTAACAGAGAAATTACCAGACCTAACTTACTCAGTAAGATGTTAGGGACCAAGGGAAAAAGACTCGAAACTTTAGATATCCCGGCCATGCGAAGAGATGCGCGCCAAGCACTTGATACCATTAAGATGCATTCGATTGACGAGATGGAATACGTTGCTTCATTACCTGTTGCTCATAAACAATTTGTCGAAATAGCGCGCGAAATTGACAAAAGAACATTGAAGCTCCTTGTATTAGATGAACCTACCGCTGTCTTAACTGAATCAGAGGCGGAAAATTTATTGAACATTATCAGATTACTTTCCGAAAAAGGTATTTCTATAATTTTTATCTCTCACCGTCTGCACGAAATACTCGAAGTGGCGCATAGGATAGTCATACTTAGAGATGGTCAAGTTGTTGCTGAGGGCAGGAAAGAAGAGTTTACAGTATACCAAATTGCAGAAAAAATGGTTGGTCGAAAGATAGAAAATGTTCAACTTCCGCCGAGAAAGAAAGA
It encodes the following:
- a CDS encoding sugar ABC transporter ATP-binding protein → MKTVLEMRNISKFYYGNQVLKNVSISVGEGEILGLVGENGAGKSTLMNILFGMPVIHSTGGFEGEIIFEGQKVDIDSPSKAMELGIGMVHQEFMLLPGFTVTENIKLNREITRPNLLSKMLGTKGKRLETLDIPAMRRDARQALDTIKMHSIDEMEYVASLPVAHKQFVEIAREIDKRTLKLLVLDEPTAVLTESEAENLLNIIRLLSEKGISIIFISHRLHEILEVAHRIVILRDGQVVAEGRKEEFTVYQIAEKMVGRKIENVQLPPRKKEISENNVIMSIKHLKVHMPGEEVKDFSIDIREGEILGIGGLAGQGKLGIANGIFGLYPAEGDVTYMGKSYQLNSPMYALKSGIVYVSEDRRGVGLLLDESVEMNIVATAITAFGMFTKKFLGFTVYDRKAIRQHAENLIKELDIRCKGPTQPVRRLSGGNQQKVCLARAFTLNPKLLFVSEPTRGIDVGAKKLVLDYLVKLNREHGITIVLTSSELAELKSICDRIAIVAEGKLAAVLPPTAPDVEFGLAMAGELKEVKVNG
- a CDS encoding DUF3798 domain-containing protein, yielding MKKLAVLLVVALFITSLYAALGFKIGVVTGTVSQGEDEYRGAENVVKKYGKEIIHVTYPDKFMQEQETTIARIVELAYDPQVKAIVICQGVPGTTAAIRRVKEMRKDIVFVVGVPHEDPAVISSAADVILEVDTPGRGRTIVELAKKLGVETIIHYSFPRHMSYKLLAERKDIMEKTAKEMGINFVFVSAPDPLGEQGLTGAQQFILEDVPRQLAKYGPKTGFFSTNCGMQEPLQKAILKHGGYYLEPCCPSPTHGFPGTLGIKIPDDKKGDMTYILRVVNQKIVEMGGAGRFATWPVPMNMLFVEAGVEIAKALVQKKVSPTNLNGIKLIVTEEAKKKYPKAELQVRTLDPYKNYYMFIHKSVIFGVDKF